A region of Fimbriimonadaceae bacterium DNA encodes the following proteins:
- the ldh gene encoding L-lactate dehydrogenase codes for MGFKVSIVGGGGRVGSDAAFALQIGGIVSEIALVDANRDMADGEALDLRHGSALSSSQRIVSGDYDVVSGSDCVVITAGLRRKPDESRLELINRNVGLFKQILDSLKGVKLADGATILVVSNPVDILTHLAVKSGLLPEPQVIGLGTVLDTCRFRSMLADHFKVAATDIQALILGEHGDSMVPMWSTATINGIAIRSLAGFSDETATGIFDFTKKSGAEVIRLKGGAGRAVGISIQAVVEAMALDQGKLMPVSAAQTGTLGISDVSLSLPTKLCRKGVAEIVAPQCSEAEREGLHKSAQSLKDVWAQIQ; via the coding sequence ATGGGTTTTAAGGTCAGCATCGTTGGCGGCGGTGGCCGTGTAGGCTCCGACGCGGCGTTTGCGCTGCAGATTGGCGGCATCGTTTCCGAAATCGCTCTCGTCGACGCCAACCGTGATATGGCGGATGGGGAAGCACTCGATCTTCGGCATGGCTCGGCGCTAAGCTCCAGCCAACGGATCGTCAGCGGCGACTATGACGTGGTCTCAGGCAGCGACTGTGTCGTCATCACCGCCGGCCTGCGTCGAAAGCCCGATGAGAGCCGGCTTGAGCTGATTAATCGAAACGTCGGCCTCTTTAAGCAGATTCTCGACAGCCTTAAGGGTGTCAAGCTTGCCGATGGCGCCACGATTCTGGTGGTTTCCAACCCGGTCGATATCCTGACCCACCTGGCCGTAAAGAGCGGTCTGCTCCCCGAGCCACAGGTCATCGGTCTCGGAACCGTGCTCGACACGTGTCGGTTCCGTTCGATGCTGGCCGATCATTTCAAGGTGGCGGCAACCGACATTCAGGCGCTCATCCTCGGCGAGCATGGCGATTCCATGGTGCCGATGTGGTCCACCGCCACCATCAACGGCATCGCCATCCGGAGCCTTGCCGGCTTTAGCGATGAAACCGCGACCGGAATTTTTGACTTCACCAAGAAGTCGGGTGCAGAGGTCATTCGGCTCAAGGGTGGCGCTGGTCGAGCCGTCGGCATCAGCATTCAGGCCGTCGTCGAAGCCATGGCGCTGGACCAAGGCAAGCTCATGCCGGTGAGCGCAGCCCAGACCGGGACGCTTGGTATCTCGGATGTCAGCCTCTCCCTTCCGACCAAGCTTTGCCGGAAGGGCGTTGCCGAAATCGTGGCGCCTCAGTGTTCCGAAGCGGAGCGCGAAGGGTTGCACAAGTCGGCCCAATCACTCAAGGACGTCTGGGCTCAGATCCAGTAG
- the znuC gene encoding High-affinity zinc uptake system ATP-binding protein ZnuC → MTACTVRDLVVAYGDHIVLDKIDADFRAGSLTAIVGPNGAGKSTLIKAILGLVPKLTGTVEVFGEKFDGFHRRVAYVPQRESVDWDFPVSALDVVMMGTYGRIGWFKKPTRAEIDSAKSAIHKMGLDGLERRQIGRLSGGQQQRVFLARALAQQADLYFMDEPLVGIDAATEQVILDIFRELKAAGKTVVAVHHDLQTVADDFDNALLINRSVVAEGPVGESLSADHLAAAYGRRMAAS, encoded by the coding sequence ATGACGGCTTGTACTGTTCGCGATCTGGTGGTCGCGTATGGCGACCATATCGTGCTCGATAAAATCGACGCGGACTTTCGGGCGGGTTCTCTAACCGCGATCGTGGGACCGAACGGAGCCGGAAAAAGCACGCTGATCAAGGCCATTTTGGGATTGGTCCCGAAACTGACCGGAACGGTCGAGGTCTTTGGCGAGAAGTTCGACGGTTTCCATCGACGAGTGGCCTATGTGCCCCAACGGGAAAGCGTGGACTGGGATTTCCCCGTTTCCGCGCTGGATGTGGTGATGATGGGCACGTACGGCCGAATCGGCTGGTTCAAAAAGCCGACCAGGGCCGAAATCGACTCCGCAAAGAGCGCAATCCACAAGATGGGCTTGGACGGGCTGGAACGGCGGCAGATCGGTCGGCTATCCGGCGGCCAGCAGCAGCGGGTGTTCCTCGCCCGGGCACTTGCCCAGCAGGCCGATCTTTACTTCATGGATGAGCCGCTGGTCGGCATCGACGCCGCGACCGAGCAGGTCATTCTCGACATTTTTCGCGAGCTCAAAGCTGCCGGCAAAACGGTCGTTGCCGTGCACCACGACCTGCAAACCGTCGCCGACGACTTCGACAACGCTCTGCTGATCAATCGCTCCGTGGTTGCCGAAGGGCCGGTGGGCGAGTCGCTGTCGGCCGATCACCTCGCCGCGGCCTACGGCCGGAGGATGGCAGCGTCTTGA
- the mntB_1 gene encoding Manganese transport system membrane protein MntB, giving the protein MTYNTWLVVVGAGLLGALCGMVGSFAVLRRRSLLGDALAHATLPGIALAFWLTQTKNLVVLLLGALATGLIGVGAMAWMRRHTKTKEDAALGLTLSVMFGAGIALSRMVQNAVPGGAKAGLDSFILGKTAGIVFADAILVGVVSLAALLVLIFGYRAFKLVTFDSHFAHTLGWNTAWIDFALMGLIAIAVVVGLPMVGIVMVAALTILPAASARFWTEQLSLVVALSAVFGSASAVIGALSSAGMTAMPTGPWIILTGGALFLASGLFAPNRGVIAAYIRRVRFRSAILEDVRRHAAARDLAKSKPVGETKSPALNMQPSESGT; this is encoded by the coding sequence TTGACCTACAACACCTGGCTGGTGGTGGTCGGTGCGGGCTTGCTCGGCGCCCTCTGCGGCATGGTCGGAAGCTTCGCGGTGCTTCGAAGGCGGTCCCTACTGGGGGACGCCCTCGCCCATGCCACTCTGCCAGGAATTGCCCTCGCCTTCTGGCTCACACAGACGAAAAACCTGGTCGTGCTGCTCCTCGGAGCGCTGGCGACCGGCCTGATTGGAGTAGGTGCGATGGCATGGATGCGCCGGCATACCAAAACCAAAGAGGATGCGGCGCTTGGCCTGACATTGAGTGTGATGTTCGGTGCCGGCATCGCGCTCTCTCGCATGGTTCAGAACGCGGTGCCGGGCGGCGCCAAGGCCGGACTCGACAGCTTTATACTCGGCAAGACGGCTGGAATCGTCTTCGCCGACGCAATCCTCGTTGGTGTGGTCTCCCTGGCCGCCTTGCTGGTTCTCATATTCGGCTACCGGGCGTTCAAGCTCGTGACGTTCGATTCCCACTTCGCGCATACCCTTGGCTGGAACACGGCCTGGATCGATTTCGCCCTGATGGGACTGATCGCCATCGCGGTGGTGGTCGGACTGCCAATGGTGGGCATCGTGATGGTGGCCGCGCTCACGATCCTCCCTGCCGCTTCGGCGCGTTTCTGGACGGAACAGTTGTCGCTCGTCGTCGCCCTATCTGCCGTCTTCGGGTCTGCAAGCGCGGTGATCGGAGCCCTTTCCAGCGCCGGGATGACGGCGATGCCCACCGGGCCGTGGATCATCCTTACGGGTGGCGCGCTCTTCCTCGCGTCAGGGCTCTTCGCGCCGAACCGAGGGGTGATTGCCGCCTACATTCGTCGTGTCCGGTTCCGGAGCGCGATCCTCGAGGATGTCCGGCGCCATGCCGCCGCCCGTGATCTCGCCAAGTCGAAGCCCGTCGGAGAAACCAAATCTCCTGCCCTCAATATGCAGCCTTCGGAGTCCGGCACATGA
- the troA gene encoding Periplasmic zinc-binding protein TroA — MLNFRAAAIFLALVGLLAGCAPEQQSSATRKLKVVATTGMVADLAKNVGLNLVEVEAIMGPGVDPHLYKASPGDVQKLADADLVLISGLHLEGKMADVLENLGRKKPVVAVTEGVSEAKLISMPGQAIAHDPHLWFDVELWSECLDPIVEALGRLRPQNSSVFASNATRYKAELSNLHAEVKETIAEIPKAQRVMITAHDAFQYFGRAYDIEVKGIQGISTESEAGLAEINKLVDLIVNRRVKAVFVESSVSQKNVQALVEGAQRRGAAVRVGGQLYSDAMGDPGTEDGTYVGMVRANVRTLVGALK; from the coding sequence ATGCTAAATTTCAGAGCGGCGGCTATCTTTTTGGCTTTGGTCGGACTTCTGGCCGGTTGTGCACCGGAACAACAGTCCTCGGCCACGCGAAAGCTGAAGGTCGTCGCTACGACGGGCATGGTTGCCGATTTAGCAAAGAACGTTGGTCTCAATCTGGTCGAAGTCGAGGCAATCATGGGTCCCGGCGTCGATCCACACCTGTACAAGGCGTCTCCCGGAGATGTGCAGAAGCTCGCTGATGCAGACCTGGTCCTCATCAGCGGCCTCCACCTGGAAGGAAAGATGGCGGATGTTCTGGAGAACCTCGGTCGCAAGAAGCCGGTCGTCGCGGTAACCGAGGGCGTCAGCGAGGCCAAGCTGATCTCCATGCCGGGCCAGGCCATCGCCCACGATCCCCATTTGTGGTTCGACGTCGAGCTCTGGTCTGAATGCTTGGATCCGATCGTCGAGGCCCTTGGTCGTCTGCGGCCACAGAATTCCAGCGTCTTCGCATCGAATGCGACGAGATACAAGGCCGAGCTCAGCAATCTTCACGCCGAAGTCAAGGAAACGATCGCGGAGATCCCGAAGGCACAGAGGGTCATGATCACCGCCCACGACGCTTTCCAGTATTTCGGTCGAGCCTACGATATCGAAGTTAAGGGCATCCAAGGCATCAGCACGGAATCGGAGGCCGGGCTTGCCGAAATCAACAAGCTTGTCGATCTGATCGTCAACCGCCGGGTTAAGGCCGTTTTCGTCGAAAGCTCGGTCTCGCAGAAAAACGTCCAAGCTCTGGTCGAGGGCGCCCAGAGGAGAGGTGCCGCCGTCCGGGTAGGCGGCCAGCTCTATAGCGACGCGATGGGAGATCCTGGCACCGAAGACGGAACCTATGTTGGTATGGTGCGCGCGAACGTCCGCACTCTGGTTGGTGCGCTCAAATGA
- the mntB_2 gene encoding Manganese transport system membrane protein MntB, which produces MITFWTVATALLAAVLCANLGVWLVLQRQSLTADAISHSVLPGLVVAFLLFGSRNPLPMIVGAAAAGLATVFLTRLIRDLLGVKEDAGLGIVFSVLFALGVILITRYASQVDLDPGCVLYGLVEFVALDTIPVAGVEIPRALLNILPAAGIAAVVLWVARRELAVMAFDPMLAATLGKRPGMLYYVLMAVIAIATVACFEAVGSILVIAMLIGPAAIAQLLTVRLSSMFAVSTAVGVVCAVAGYFSATALNTSVAGMMSVWVGILYIAAAAATKLRYRNVGKSGAQAGQLSRT; this is translated from the coding sequence ATGATCACGTTCTGGACGGTCGCCACCGCCTTGCTGGCCGCCGTACTCTGTGCAAACCTGGGTGTCTGGCTCGTGCTACAACGCCAAAGCCTGACTGCCGACGCCATCAGCCACTCTGTCCTGCCCGGACTGGTCGTGGCCTTCCTCCTGTTTGGAAGCCGCAACCCGTTGCCGATGATCGTCGGCGCCGCTGCGGCCGGCCTCGCAACCGTCTTTCTCACGCGACTGATTCGCGACCTGCTCGGCGTAAAGGAAGACGCGGGGCTTGGAATCGTCTTCAGTGTGCTCTTCGCGCTGGGCGTCATTCTGATCACTCGGTATGCGTCCCAAGTCGATCTCGACCCCGGGTGCGTGCTATACGGCCTGGTCGAGTTCGTCGCCTTGGACACGATCCCTGTCGCCGGCGTGGAGATTCCCCGTGCGCTGCTCAACATCCTCCCGGCTGCCGGCATCGCCGCAGTCGTGCTATGGGTGGCACGCAGGGAGCTCGCCGTGATGGCCTTCGATCCCATGCTCGCAGCGACGCTGGGAAAGCGCCCGGGCATGCTCTACTACGTCCTCATGGCCGTCATCGCGATCGCAACCGTTGCCTGCTTTGAAGCGGTTGGCTCCATCCTCGTTATTGCCATGCTGATCGGTCCTGCCGCGATCGCCCAGCTGCTCACCGTAAGGCTGTCGTCGATGTTCGCCGTCTCAACTGCCGTCGGTGTGGTGTGCGCGGTAGCCGGCTACTTCTCCGCGACCGCGCTGAACACGTCCGTGGCCGGAATGATGTCGGTGTGGGTCGGCATTCTGTATATTGCTGCCGCGGCGGCGACTAAACTGCGCTATCGCAACGTTGGCAAATCGGGCGCCCAGGCGGGCCAGTTGAGCCGTACCTGA